In Zingiber officinale cultivar Zhangliang chromosome 3A, Zo_v1.1, whole genome shotgun sequence, the DNA window CATCATATCTTTCCAGGAGTGCCACAAGAATGGAGTTATGCACCGGGATCTTAAACCTGAGAACTTCTTGTTTGGGAACAAAAGGGAAAATGCCCCATTGAAGACGATTGACTTCGGGTTGTCTGTGTTTTTCAGACCTGGTAATTCGATTGCAGGATGTTTCTTTTTCAGTTGGTCTTCTTACATGTTATCTAAGTTGTTAAAAGTAAAGATTCATATGATTCTTACTTTAGTTGATGCCCACTTCCTACCTACAATTACTCATGGAAAAGGTGGTCTTAATATTACAAGCTAGCTAGTTAGTTTCTGAATTGTAATAGTCTTCCTTTCGATCCCAGGTGAGCGCTTTAACGAAATTGTCGGCAGTCCTTATTACATGGCACCAGAGGTTCTAAAGCGAAATTATGGACCTGAAGTTGATGTCTGGAGTGCAGGTGTTATCTTATACATCCTTCTTTGTGGGGTGCCTCCATTTTGGGCAGGTATTTTTCATTCATAGGATAATAAAACCATTTTAGACCTCCAACTGTATATCActcaattaattataatttcttgCAAGTCCATCCAAAACCGAGATGTTTGCATCTGGCATGCTTCTAAGAACCAGTCATGTAATTCCTTGTTTCAATGCAGAAACTGAACAAGGTGTTGCCCAAGCAATTCTTCGTTCTAACGTAGATTTTAAAAGAGAACCATGGCCAAAGGTTTCTGATAGCGCTAAAGACCTTGTGAGGCATATGCTTGAGCCGGATCCTAAGAAGAGGTTGACTGCTCAGCAAGTTCTTGGTAACTCTTGGCTCCTTGATACCTTTTCTCAGTTCTTGGCACTTGTAAAACTTGTATCTTGGATCTGTTTTCATGTAGCTATATTTCTAATACTATGTTTTTCTTATGTGAAACTTTCgatttatcattttctctctcaagTGGATGGTTAGTAATGAGCCATGCCAGTATCTCATACAAGTCGAGATGGCAGTATTATTCATTCTTCATAAAGAGATTTATTTATAGTTTTGCTTGTTTCTTTGCATATCATGCATGCTTTGTAAGAGCAAGAGAAGTTTATCCTGATTTCTTCGGTTTGTTCAGAATTTTAGTTCTATAGAATGTACTTAATCTATGAACTCAAATTGTATATCTGATGTTGCAGATCATACATGGCTGCAGAATGCAAGTAGAGCTCCTAATGTTAATCTGGGTGAAACTGTACGAGCAAGAATGCAGCAGTTCTCTGGGATGAACAAGCTTAAAAAGAAAGCTCTACGGGTAAGAGATAGAATTAAGTGTCCATGTTTTCATTGACCATAGTGCAACACTGTTAAGGACATTTAACAATTGATTTTGGTTGTCTGCAAGAATGAGAGTTCTGTCGATTTGTGATTTATGTCTATGATACGTACAGCTATCCACACGCGAGAATAATCAACCGCTGACACAATTGGCTCTTTCTTACAGATTGTGGCTGAATATCTCTCTGTCGAGGAAGTTGCAGACATAAAGGAAATGTTTGAGAAGTTGGACATCAATCAAAATGGAAAAATAACCTTCGAGGAGTTGAAACTTGGTTTGCATAAACTTGGTCACCAAATTTCTGATTCAGACGTGCAGATATTAATGGAAGCAGTAAGTACTTAACCGAGCATCTTATCGATGTTATTTGTGTTATTGTGAAATCCTTAACCACCATGTCTACACAAATGCAAAATCATGTCCCTTTGTGTTGTTATATTAGTGCAGCTATTTTTTTTCGTCCCGATAAACCTCCTCCCCTATTCTTTTAGTTGTAAGATAATTTAAGGGGTCATTGCAACTAATTTTGTACAGGCTGATGTCGATGGAAGTGGCACCCTAAACTACGGAGAATTTGCTGCTTTATCGATCCACTTGCGCAAGATTGGAAACGATGAACACCTGCACAAAGCATTTTCACACTTTGATCAGAACAAGAGTGGATACATTGAAATTGAAGAACTCAGCGATTCCTTGGTCGACGACTTGGGTCCGAACCGTGAAGAAGTTATCAACGCTATCATTCAGGACGTAGACACAGACAAGGTGGGATGTCATAATCTTTCACTTCACAAGTTTGCTGCACTGGCAATTGTAACAATGTCAGCTGACAATGGACCTCTTTCGTTGCAGGATGGAAGAATAAGCTACGAGGAATTCGCAGCAATGATGAAAGCCGGCACGGATTGGAGGAAAGCATCGAGGCAATACTCGAGGGAGCGGTTCAGTAACCTCAGCTCTAAGCTGATGAAGGATGGATCTCTGCAGCTGATAAGCGGGGCCAGATAAAACTGAAACAAGAACAAGCACAAAACTACACATTTCGAAAATTGTTGATCCTTCCATTTTCCTTGTGGATTTGAAACATTCTTTCAAACTGTACTTCTCTTTGCCgaccgacccgaccgaccgacgACACGAATGTAAAATTTACGAGGAACATAGAAGTAAGGTTTCGCTGTGTACATAAAGGTATTCTCTCCACTTCCTGTGTGACTGAAACAAAGTTTCTAATTTGTGTGTATCTTTAAATTTGTTAAGCAAGCAAGTTGTTTCCAATCCTCTGTTTTGTTTACCATTCTACTACGCAGCTGTGGTGCTACATTAGTCAATGGCTGAGAAAAACAATAACAAGGTTTGGCATGGCACGTTTGAGATTGCGATATTGTCATTCATTGTTGACTCGAGGGCGGCCTTTGAAAGTCAACGTGGAGGTGGGTTGTCGTGCTGGCGGGGTTGTTGAATGTTGAAGGTAGCGTATCTACCGGTTCAACACAACATTTTCTAATGGACACGAAGAAGGCATGTCACTTGTAGTAATTGCAATGATGTGATTATTGCCTGACTTGAGGTACAAACTATTGGAGAGGCTATCAATTGAGTAGGATGTAAGAAGCAAGATGGGTAATTAAGTCCATCAGTACACACCGTTGTCCGTGTTATGATAGAGAATTTGACAGTTACCGCAGCCGTGCCTCTTTCGGGTGGAAAACTCTCTGAGTTACGTGGTAGAAAATGATTTGCTCGTTCCTAGTGTTCTTATTTTGTCTCTAGATtaatatagaaaaattaaatcatgaataattattaattattaagtaCAAGTGGtaaaatataaaaaagatatGTTCAGACACGTAATATCTATACCTCAACCACTATATTATCCGAACGAACTCCAACTCTTCGATAATGATCATTTCAATTAATTTCATTgactatttattaattttattgattatttttgaggatgatcaatttgattttatgaaaatatttcattGATCGTTAGAATAAATCAAAAAACACTTACTTTTATTCTATTCTATGTTGTGATGACATAAGTCTTATCTCTCGACGATTTTAAAggttagagcatccacatcagtaatattattcaaagattttattttaaattttggataGATTAACTAAATATCCTACCCTATCCATtatctaaatttagatttgatgaataaagattctttaaatttagaaaatgaaatctctatcctaaaaataaaataatatttctttttaatctttttccttccactcaatctttctccttccactcattccataaatataataataaaaaatagaagaaagagaaaaataataataaaaaattaaggatgatagaaattttagggtatttgatatagtgtgtagtgaaaaatgattatctaaatttaataaagtaagtcatttactctaaattttaGATATGGTAATAAAGAAACTGGTATGGATGTTCTTATCATTAgagtttaatatatattttaaattttttatttaagtttttattaatcgcCAAAGATATCCCGTgccaattaaaaaattatatatatatatatatatatatattttttttttttgatgttacAAGGGTTTGAATAGATTAGAGCCATCACTATTTATATATTCGACAGTTTTAAGACACGTACAACTCATTAAATAACCTCTTTATTGTGTCTTACTCTGCTAATAAAGGTGCCAAAGCAATTCCAGACGTCGGATAAGGTTGAAGGCTCGATCTGTATCCGCCAGAgtgtcaaaaataaatttgacttaTCAATTCGATCTGGACCGAAATTAACTCGGAAAAAATTTTAGGTTTCGATTGGATTTGAATTGATCCGTGTTGACCTGAATTaagtgataataataataataatcataataataataaaacccgAACCTACCAATTAACTGAAATTAACACCTTACTCTGGGCGATCCATTTCTTCCTTGGTCCAGTTGGCCCGGTCTGGTCCGTCCAAATGACATTTCTCTTACCAAAATTTTCAACTCAAACCCGGTTCTATTTAAAACCcgctttttacttaaaagaaataattattttttttatttatccaaAAGAACATCATAATTTAAAAActactaaaaaaaatttataaaaatagtatTATTCTCTTTCTACCAACCTCCTAAATCCCTCATTTCTCTCGTCATTTTTAATACATCCCCACTCTCCAAGATTAAAAAGGTCTTATATATTTCCATATCAGGTCAATCATATCATATTAGCTCACATATCAGGCTTACTCAGGGTTTGATATAGTCCAATATCAAGTTCAGTGTGGATCTAATATTTTTCATATCAGGTGCAACGTAAATCTAATATTTTTCATATCAGACTcatacttatcatatcatgtatatTGAGTTTGATATTTTTCGGATGATCTACGCTGGACCTAATATTGAACTATATAAgtcaatatattaaaaaataacatGAGATGTAGGAGGTTGATAGAAAGGATAGGAAGTGAATAatactatttttaatatttttttaataattttaaaattagagtgTTTCTTTTGATCAAAATAAGAAGACATTGGCCGATCCTTTTCCTAACAAGCCGCTTTGGAAACCAACCATCACTTGACTTGCTCTTTCGCTTCCCTTTTGAGGACAAATCGAATCGATCCTTCCTCTTTTTCTACAGTTCAGAATCAGATCGGAGGAAGAAGCGAAAAGATGGTCGCTCCGGCGGTGCGATTCTCCATCATTCCTCTAATTCGGGGCGGCGCCGCCGCTGTCACCGTGCTCGTCCTCGTCTGGGCCGTCCACTTCCGGGGAGGATTGGCTCTCATCTCCGAGAACAAAGACCTTATTTTCAATGTAATCTTGCTCTTTCTCGTTCCAATGATATCGCTTGTTCGAACTTCATCGGTTACAACATAGATCACATTTTAGATCAATTGTAGGCGATGCATCATACATGTTCGAACTTCATCGGTTCCAATGATATCGCTTTCTACTtggttttaaaatagtttttggtACTAAGGCTCGTTGACAGTAGACGTTCAGTAGTAAACACTATGATGAAGGTGCCCATTTAACGTAATGGCTTTAAACCATGGTAGAATACTATTTTTCATTAGTATCTTATTATAGATGCTGTATTCTGTTAACCCACAGCTCACCCTGAGGAACTAAATTTGGGTGTTACAACTAAAGTAACCTCGAGATTGGAATTTGTATATTTTTCTAAATCATTTATGTTTTACCACATGTTGTGGTGGATGTTGTCGCATGGAACACTCAGGAGGGATCATAAACCATTTACTTTTTGTGTCTCATGTTGTAGCGAATTTTATTGCATCGAGCTTCAAGGAGAGATGATATGCCATTTATATTTTGTGCCACATGATGTAGTGGATCTTATTGCATAGCTCAATGGAAGGATAATAATCATGCAAATAATCCCAAATAATTAGGGCAAACAATGCATGAAGATGTTGTGGTAGTGGATCTTATTTTGTATGGTTGGGCTAATAAAAGTTTTGGATCTGAGGTTCATGTATCAACATCATACCAATTTGGGGAAATCGTCAAATCCTACAGCTCAGGATTATTACGAATCAGATGACAGCTGACCCAAAATTGTATGACGTAGAGCTTGTTGTCAAATTGTGCTGTACAAAGTAGTACGTATTTCCCTATGAAAGTATATTGAAGTTTAAAACTCTCGTGAACCCTTCATCTATTTattggatagtttagaaaagggtAATGATCATATTTATAAATGGATCCACGGTAACAATTTCAACCAAATGGTTTTTGTGATGATACTGTGTTTTGTTTTCCTCCTTTGCTTAGTTGATACTAACAAGAAAAGAGAATCTGCTTAAGTGACTTTGGTTGACATGTGGTTTGACTTTTACATAATTTTTCTCTATGCATTTCTTATCAACAATTTAACATTAGGAAGCCATGCAAGTGAAAGACTACTGCTGGAAACTGCATCTTCTCTGAATGTAGCATAGACAATCTAAAACTGCATCTGACTACTACAAACTGCATCTGCACTATTACCAAGTAGACAATCTGATACAGTTTTCATTTAGGTGCATCCTGTGTTGATGGTGATTGGCTTCATACATCTAAATACCGAAGGTACCACCTTTCTGGTTAACTGGTaattcaaaatatcaaatttGTATGTAGGATTCATGTATTTTATTGGaaattgttttttttccttctagcTGTTTAAAGTTTTCATCTTTTCTAATAAGGGCAGTTGTTGAGTTGAGTATGTTTAATCATGGTACAAATTAAGTGGTGTAGAAAGACAATTCTGTCACAAATACTGTTAATGATGGATGCACAGCAATAAGTGGATTTAGCAGTATATTATGTAAACTATCTCATGGAAATTGCACTTCACTTCATTAGCCATTAGGAATAGAGATAGATGCAATCCCATGGTATTTCTTGCAGGATATATAACGGATGCAAAATTATTTGTGGATGGGGTCTCTAGCCCATTAGGATGATGATGAACCATTAACAGTATATGTCAATTTCTTTTCACCTCGTCTACACTTTGCTTGCTGAGGAGAGCGATGTGCTAGGTGCATCATATTCAGTTTACCTTCTATAGTCATGTTGAAGTGCACATGAACACCACTCTTTACCATAGAAAGGGAAGTACAAGACTTATGTCCATTGTATGTGTCCAAACATCTTCATATACTGGTAATTTGTAGTTTGCATTAATCATGTTGCTTGTAATTAGTGACGTTGCATTTTCTATTTTTTGCAATTAGTCGTTATTCATGTTGCTGTTCATTGTGCCATATTTAATTTTGTCTTTGTTACCTTATCCTTATTCATCATAACTTTCCCGTGTAGACTTTCTGCTCTTGTTACTGCAAGATTAAGTGGAATCTAATTTAGGTTTGGGTGGGTGAAGATTTGGCCATTGATAGTTTATCATTAGTATTATCATTTAGTTGTCATTAAAAAAGCAAATCTGTATTTTTATAATGCAATTTGGATTCTTCTTAGGATTTCTCTTTGCAAAAAACTTTTACACATGCTCTTTGGAAAGTATGGTTGGGCAAGCAGGTATGAGGACAAATTGTTGCGCGTTGTGGCGACCAACCTGGGTCATGACAAAATAGCTTGCTATTTCATGTTGGTTGTTTGACATTTACTGGTTGAATTCTAAGATGCTTTAAATCTTCGCCTTTTAGTtaatatttttccttttataatcaaattCTTCATTTTGGATGTCCGTTTTTCTGGATAGCTGTACTCAGAGAATAGTGCCATTATCccctttaatttttctagcataTCTGAGAGTGTCAATATATCAATGGAAATGATGAATAATGTATGTTATTCCTCCTCAGAATGGTTGGTCAAATTACTGATGAAAACTAAAATGGACTGAGGCATTGTGTGCATATTATTTGAATCTCTATGACATGAATCGCTGATGGTCAttattttgttttcctttcaaTATTTTCTTGCAACACATTGAATTCTGCCAATATACTTCAATATTCTCAAATGATCCAACTAATGTTATCATTATCATCATTAGAGTTTTCATTGGTGAATAATGAATATTTGAATTGTCTCAATTCTATTTTGTTGCAGTACTGAGTGACTTCTGTTAAATGACAGCTATACTAGCATTCAAGACAATGCCGGGAACTAAAAGCTTCAAAAAAACAGTACATCTTTCGATTCAATTTCTTGGTTTATGCCTGGGGTTAATTGGTGCATGGGCTGCTCTGAAGTTTCACAATGACAAGGGCATTGATAACTTCTACAGCCTGCATTCGTGGTTGGGCATTGCATGTCTTCTACTATTTTCCATTCAGGTAAACTCGATGATCCAGCATTTCCAACCACAACTGATGAATGTTGTCATATAAAGGGCTCCTCTGCTGCCTCCATCAAGTGATTTTAActttgctcttgtacagtgggcTGTAGGCTTTGCTACGTTTTGGTATTCTGGTGGCTCAAGAAATAGCAGAGTGACGCTGCTTCCTTGGCATGTGTTTTTTGGGGCATACATCTATGCTCTTACTGTAGTCACAGCAACAACGGGCCTCCTTGAAAAGGCTACTTTTCTTCAGACTAACAAGACGATCTCGCGCTATTCAAACGAGGCTTTTTTAATCAACTTTTTAGGCATTTTCCTTGTACTTCTTGGTGGTCTTGTTATTCTCCTGATTATTACACCACAATCTCCGGCAACTGACCTGCAGAGGAAACTCTGACTTCGAATTACTCATTTTATTCTGGACGGTCCATGATGATTCCTTCCAGGAATTATACTTGCACATCATTACCGTGAGCTTGGTCTGTGCGAGTTTAGAAATCTGAATTatcttcacttttttttttcttccgttGTTTCTAATCTGGTTGTTTGATTTTATCTGTCCTGAGACTATGTAgtttcattttctgagaaaacAATTGAACTATGGCCTTTTATCAAAGTGATGTTTGATTTGTGGATTCTGATGGTGCAGAAATTAATGGAATGTTCTCAAAATCATGTTTGGTACAAATCTCAGAATTTTAAATTCTAGAAACCATTTTGTTGTGGAAATATATTTGGCTGATGGTATTTGTCACAATTATGTCATACTGATGGAATTTATGAGCTATAGTTGAAACGATCTGAAGTGAGATTAGAAGGTACAAATTACTGGTGATTTTTTTCTCACGGATACTGGTAAAAAAAATGGCCTCAAAGAGGTGACATTTATGATAACACCCATCAACAATTATATAATCTTAATGCGCTGTTACATAATTAACTTTGGCTTAGTTGAGTACCAAATGAATTTTATCGGTACATATTCTCAACCTCTGACTGCATTAGTCTTCATCTATATTTGTTGTAGCAATGTTTTAAGCAAGTACAATTGTTTCTACAGATGCTGCTGCAAGAACTAGTTCTAATTTTTCTCCATCCTGCCATATCTCAGGTAATGCTTCCCTTAAATTATGAATGCTCTCTAGTGCAAGATCAGCACGAGGTACTAACATTGAGCTGTATGCGTTTGGCAATCAAATAGTGAGATTGGTATTTGGGAACTTATATATGCTAATTTAAGGTCCAGTACATGCCTTGAAAGTGTGAAATATAATTGAGATAaaatcttctttttctccttgaaTCTCCAAATACATATATTTTTGTTAACTTTCTTTGTGTATAGGTTTTTGAATGATTAATAATCTTCTTTCAAGAATCCTTCATGTTGGGTTTATGGGATTGACAATTACGGTTTTCTTGGACTGTCATTAAAGATGATCTTGGTACCCAAAACAACAAGAAAAATTAGTACATGTCAAGTTAGATTGAATCAAACACAATCTTCCAACTAAAATTTACTGTTCTCTTCCGATTGACATTTGCGATCCGAATAGCGGTTTCAATGACTTCTAATGATGGCATGCAGGGTATTCTTCCTCTTAAATTTGAGTTGCTTAAGCCACTCTCAGCACTGTCACTGTTTGATACATCATCTATCGAGATGGTGTTGCTTTCACCAGGAACATTTTGATCTGGTTTTGGGTTAAGTGTCTAAAGTATATAACACCATCAAAACAATCTTCAAGGCTGTCGCGGACCTGAGAATGTTGGTTGTGAGCCTCTATGTGCACTTCTCCAATTTACTCTAGCGGCCGGTTGAAAATTTCCATGGGGCCGAGTCAAACGCCCGAGGTTCAACGTtatctgattaatcatttttcaaGGCCAAGCCTACTAAGAACTTTGGCAACGTGAACTTTATCATAATTTGCACATAAGATCATGATtcccttaaacttaaaaataaaatcataatttgcTTGTCTATGAATTTTTTCCTTACTATTGTTCTTTGTGGCATTGAGAATAGATTTCTCAATACAGGATCAGATTTCAGTGTCTCATCTGGCAATCTTCCATTAATATTAGCACGGAATTCATCATTGTCAAATTCATTAACTAATTCCTATACAAAAACagggaaaaaaaaatctgatcAGAAGTTTATTTGTACCTTAAAACCAGCCATTGTAGTTCCAGATTCTTTGTACAAGTCCAGGTACATTTTAGGAACTTGGCTTTCTTCTATTTGAAGATGGAGCATCATGTAATCTATAGTTAAGAAAATCAATCCAACTATGAGATCTGAGGGAATGTTATATGCATCGAAACCAAACATGAAAGGGCTATCAATGCATTTCCTTGAATGTTCTTGCGGTAAGCCAAGTTAAAGACTAGAGGCTAAGGGATACAAGGCATCATCAAAATCTGAAAATTATGGATTCGATCCAAGTTCTTATAAATAAATGGGTTAGGATGTATAACTGATGTGGCGGATATATAAGGGGCTCCCGCGTAGGATCAAAAAGTCAATCTTCCGATTAACATGGCAGTCAAGTTTAAGGTAGGTCGACCCGAGTGAATGGTCGATTGGGACACCAGAAATCACCATTTGATCGGCAATGCTCTGCTACGTCCTCTCACTCGGCTCACAGGATCAAGGGACTCTGCTCCCTTACATCCTCCCGATCGGCAGTCTCTGTTCCCCTACATCCTCCCAATCAGTTCACAGGACCACAGGCCTCTGCTCCCCTACATCAAGGATCACAAGGCTTTGCATAGCAGAGATGCACGGATTTGACATATCTCTTACGTTGATATGACAATTAATGTGGGAATTACAAAGGTATTATAGAAGGGTCATGTTCGTACAGATGCAAGTACGTCTTTTGCTTCGCACACATCTTACATTCTTCTATTACCGTACATCTTCCACATTTTCTCCATCTCACTGACTTGAATGTCGGAGTGGTTGCGCCAGAGACCCTTGACTTACTAACGCTCCTTCCTGCTCCACCTTATGATATTGGAAGTCTTCTTGCAGTCAACTTCAAAGGCATCTCGTCAGTGATCCCCCTTTTTATCCTTCAAGGTTTTCTTGTAGTCAACTTAAAAGCTATCTCGCCGATGGTTCAGCTTTCGTCAATTTCAAACGCAATCAATAACTATTGGTCAACTCTTTCTCTTACCACGGCATTCATACTTAGCTTCCCTCATATCTGTCTCCATTCTCAGATTGTTATTAGTTCCaagaatataataacaagaactaCCTCAGGCAAGATGAAACCCTCAACAAATACTATCAAATCTtgtacaataataaaaaaaaattacataaaaagacAATAACGAAATTCCATGTAAATTGTTGTTACCTGGGAAGAAAATGAGTGGTTGGATGGTTGAAGTGATGAACTAGGAAGCAGAGATATGATATGTTGCACACccatcattatttttttaaaaaaaaattcactttCTTTAGCCTAAATACTATACCCTAATcccttaaaaaaaattaggtgTTCACGGATAGGTGTGCAACGTAACATTTCCGCTAGGAAGCATATTTATAAATATGGAGGTACAGATATTGCTGATGTGGGGTGACACTTTTAATTATTCCAGTGTGATATTTGGGCAGAACACTTTCTTTTAATCCTTAATGTTTTCCTACAAAGACCCAAATAACCACTGTGGGAGAGAGCAATTTATACAGAGTTCGAAAAcacttttttttctttaattgaaGTTGGCGAAAAGCTGATTTAGTCAGAAATTTTATGTCGATTCAGTTTGAGCTCAATGTGTTCCAGTTTCTCGATAATTACTTGAACTGCTGTGATTCTGAAAACATTGTTAAAAAGTAATCATTTATGATGTTGTTATTCATCCGTCTGATGGTTTTATTCTAATATTTGGACTAGCTTCACAAACCCAAGCTGACAGTTGTTGGATGAACTGAATAGGGTGCACATCTTGGATGGATTGCTCAGGACTTGTGAATTGTGGTTCATCAATAAGCCAGAGAGTAGGACGAGTAGGACAAGCTGAACGGGTTAGATATATCATTTCAAGAATAGGTGGAAGTTCTTAGATAAAATTCTTGCATGTTCAGTAATTCTTTTACTATTATGATTTGTATAAATGTACTTCTTGCTCATTGATCCTTCTTCAAACCACTATCACATGTAACCTCACATGCCCACCATACAAACTTCATTAGCCTTTGGAGTTAACTGCAGTCCTCTCTGAAAGACTCCAAACATTTTAAATTTCTAGCTTAAATCTCTACGAGCATGTGAATTCAAAACTAGAAATAAAGTGAATGAACAAtctttatttgatattttttgtcACCAAGTGTATACAGCACAGGAAACCAATCAGTGCACAAAGGAACTGCTAACAGTGAATCATTCTCTCACCCAGACCTTGCAAATACAGAAATTTTTATGAATCAGTGCAATTACTCAGCACAGAAGAGAGGAGATCTGTCCTGATGTCACAAAGTGGAGCTTGTATTGAGCCAGAGAAGGAAAAGGTCCCTTCGAGGTTCTCTGGCCACCTGAGCTCCTCACTCTCATCCTTGTAGAGCAGCATATCTGGCCAAGTGAGGATGCCACTGTCAAAGGAGAAGGAGTTGCTGCTGCTCA includes these proteins:
- the LOC122051413 gene encoding calcium-dependent protein kinase 20-like — translated: MGNCCGAPADPEKKGARRKKKEKKPNPFSIEYNRGPTPTLVVLKNPTGRNIGSRYKLGQELGRGEFGVTYLCTDTATGERFACKSISKKKLRTAVDVEDVRREVEIMRHLPNHPHVVSLKDTYEDDAAVHLVMELCEGGELFDRIVARGHYTERAAAGIMRTIIEVIQECHKNGVMHRDLKPENFLFGNKRENAPLKTIDFGLSVFFRPGERFNEIVGSPYYMAPEVLKRNYGPEVDVWSAGVILYILLCGVPPFWAETEQGVAQAILRSNVDFKREPWPKVSDSAKDLVRHMLEPDPKKRLTAQQVLDHTWLQNASRAPNVNLGETVRARMQQFSGMNKLKKKALRIVAEYLSVEEVADIKEMFEKLDINQNGKITFEELKLGLHKLGHQISDSDVQILMEAADVDGSGTLNYGEFAALSIHLRKIGNDEHLHKAFSHFDQNKSGYIEIEELSDSLVDDLGPNREEVINAIIQDVDTDKDGRISYEEFAAMMKAGTDWRKASRQYSRERFSNLSSKLMKDGSLQLISGAR
- the LOC122051414 gene encoding transmembrane ascorbate ferrireductase 2-like translates to MVAPAVRFSIIPLIRGGAAAVTVLVLVWAVHFRGGLALISENKDLIFNVHPVLMVIGFIHLNTEAILAFKTMPGTKSFKKTVHLSIQFLGLCLGLIGAWAALKFHNDKGIDNFYSLHSWLGIACLLLFSIQWAVGFATFWYSGGSRNSRVTLLPWHVFFGAYIYALTVVTATTGLLEKATFLQTNKTISRYSNEAFLINFLGIFLVLLGGLVILLIITPQSPATDLQRKL